A window of the Hordeum vulgare subsp. vulgare chromosome 5H, MorexV3_pseudomolecules_assembly, whole genome shotgun sequence genome harbors these coding sequences:
- the LOC123395348 gene encoding probable calcium-binding protein CML36 has product MKFFGSSTSKKENKGKKRSKRSGNSGSFASTASSSASDEQSVTTPSSVPPSSSGTAAPSGCGTTKKPAMVAVTRLELEVALRTVVSTEEELAVMLAEAEAGLALDGVEDGEAADEGELRDTFAVFDADGDGRISAEELRAVLATLGDERCSVEDCRRMIGGVDSDGDGFVCFDEFTRMMMLAL; this is encoded by the coding sequence ATGAAGTTCTTCGGTTCCTCCACTTCCAAGAAGGAGAACAAGGGGAAGAAGAGATCCAAAAGGAGCGGCAACAGCGGTTCCTTCGCCTCCACCGCGTCGTCGTCGGCATCAGATGAGCAGTCCGTCACAACGCCGAGTTCCGTCCCGCCGTCGTCTTCGGGGACGGCGGCACCGTCCGGCTGCGGGACGACCAAGAAACCGGCCATGGTCGCAGTGACGCGGCTGGAGCTGGAGGTCGCGTTGCGTACAGTCGTGTCGACGGAGGAGGAGCTGGCCGTGATGCTCGCCGAGGCGGAGGCCGGCCTCGCGCTTGATGGGGTCGAGGACGGCGAGGCCGCTGACGAGGGCGAGCTGAGGGACACATTTGCGGTCTTTGACGCTGACGGGGACGGGAGGATCTCCGCCGAGGAGCTCCGTGCCGTGTTGGCCACCCTCGGCGACGAGCGGTGTTCCGTCGAGGACTGCCGCCGCATGATCGGCGGCGTcgacagcgacggcgacggcttCGTCTGCTTCGACGAATTTACGCGCATGATGATGCTTGCCCTGTGA